CATCCGTTCACGACCTACCCTCAGGGGCCGGCATTGTGGTGAAGCATGTGTAAGGCGTCGGCGCCCACACCGACGGGCGTTCATTCGCCCGCTTGCAAGGTGAGGCTGTGCGGCGACCGGACGTGACACGTCGACCGCGCATCAATCCGCAGTAGACAAGATGGAGAAACGCCGATGAAGAACGTACGCAAGCCGCTGGCTGCAACGATCGCCTTGGGCGCCGCCCTTGCCATGCCGATGGCCTTCGCGCAGGACGCCGCCCAGGCGCCACCGACGAGCGATGCCCCGGCCCGGGAATACGCTCAGGATGCGACGGCGGAAGTGGCGCAGGCCCAGCAGGGTCAGGTGACCTGGGCCGACCTCGATACCGATGGCGACGGGAAGCTGAGCCGCACGGAAAGTGCTGCGCTCGAAGGTCTCGCCCTGGTCTTCGAAGACGTGGACGCAGACGGCGACGGGAACGTGACCCCGGAGGAATACCGCGCCTACGTGAATCGCCAGGCGGCCGGTGCGGGCGCCGCCCAGGACTGACCAGTCCGGTCGTCGCGAACCAGGGGCGGCGCGCTGCCGCCCCTGGTTGATGCAGCGGCCTCGAAACTCGCACGAGGACGCTTGGTCGACGAAGGGACGTCGCCGTCCGAGCGCCGGTGAGGTCATGGCTGAGGACATATGGCTCCGGTCGTGGCGGGACGTTCCGGCCGCCGGGCGAAGGCTGGAGCCCGGCGGAAAGCAGGTCTTTGCGAAGCAAGGTGCAGGCGCTGCGGAGCGCCGGCGACCTGTACCCGTCGCTGCCGCATACTTTGCCGATGACACAGATCCGCCTGGTCGGCTTCGATGCCGACGACACCCTCTGGCGCAGCCAGGACTATTTCGACGACGCCCAGATCGAGTTCGAGCGCATCGTCGGCCGCTATGTGGATCTTGCCGACGTGCGTGTCGCTGACGCCCTCTATGCGGTGGAAACCGCGAATCTCGCGGTCTTCGGCTACGGCGTCAAAGGCATGGCCCTGTCGATGATCGAATCGGCGACGCGCATCACCGCCGGCCGCATCAGCGCCCTGGACCTGCACCGCATCGTCGAGATGGCGAAGGACCTGTTGCGCCATCCGGTGGAGTTGCTGCCGGGAATCCGCGAGGCGGTGGAAGTCATCGCATCCCGGTACGAGGTGGTGCTGATCACCAAGGGCGACCTCTTCCACCAGGAAGCCAAGGTGCGCGATTCGGGACTCGCCGACCTGTTCCGGCGCATCGAGATCGTCAGCGAGAAAGATCCTCCGACCTATGCCCGGGTGCTGTCGGAGTTCGACGCCGAAGCCTCCGCATTCCTGATGATCGGTAATTCCCTGCGCTCCGATATCGCGCCGGTCCTCGCGTTGGGTGGCTGGGGCGTGCACATGCCCTACCGCACCACCTGGGTGCACGAACGCGATGTTGCGATTGAATCGGGCCATGAGCGCATGTGCGTGGTCGCAGCTCCCGATGAGCTGCCCGAAGCGGTGGCGACGCTGGCCGAGCGCGCCGCGGCGCTTTGATCGATTGGGCACGTAATCCAGCGAAAACGGTTCCATCTCCCGGTAACCGCTTACAGTTTGAATCTGCGCCTTACGTCGGACGCCGCGTCCCAGCGAAATTGCACGGCTGTTCATTCGGGGGACGCCATGGTGGTTCCATGGCCGCTGCGGTGGCGGCTCACTGGAGATGACGTCATGACGAGCACCCCCCTGTCCCGATGGATGCTGCCCGGTCTGCTTGCGGCGGGGCTGGCCGCAGCCGCGCTGGTGCCTGCGCCGGCGCAGGCGCAGTCCGGCGACGATCTGGCACGGGTCATCGTCGATGTGGCTGACGTCGTGCTGCGTGGCAACCAGCCCTATTACCGCGGCAATTACGACGATCGTCTGCGGGTAGCGTACGACCACCGCGGCCGTCCCACCTACTACCGCGTGGCTCCCCGCCATGACCAGCGCTACGCCGCGGGGCACCATCGCAAGGGGCCGCCCCGCCACGCGCCCGCCCACGGCTACCGCGCCAAGCAGGTGCGGCGGGAGTCCTGCGACCGACGTGGCCGCTGCACCGTGCAGTACTACGACCCGGGCCGCGACCGGTCCAACCGCTGGCGCTGAACTTCGATCCCCTGATACGGCGCGCCGCAGTCATCAGGCTGCGGCGCGTTTTCTGTTAGGTTTCGGACATGCACCGCGTCATGCCCATTCCATTCCGACACCCGCGTCGTCTGGCTGCGGTCTTGCTGGTGGCACTCTTCCAGCCGGCGCTGGCCGCCGAGCCGATGACCTGCGAACTGCGCTTCACCGCGCCCCACTGGTCGCTGCAGCACCGCACCGCACGCGGGACGGGCGAGTTGCGATGTGCCGACGGGCAGACGCTTCCGGTCCGGATCAGCGTCAAGGCGGACGGCGATCCGTTGCGGATCGATGCCGGCGCGGCCAGCTTCAGCGGTGTCGTGGATCCGCGCGACGTGATCGGCGCGTATGCGGCGCAGGGCGAGCTCGGTGACGTCGTCGCCATGCGGAAGGGCGCGATCGCGTTGCGCGTCACCGCCACCGGTGATTGGTGGCAGCGGGGCGGGCGTCCAGACTCCCTGGTGATCGCCACGCGTTGAGCCTGCGGACGCCGATCAATCGATCGGCCGGCGCGTGTCCTCGTTGCGCGGCAGTTCGCGCATGGTGTCCCGGGCATCCAGCCCGATGCGCGTGGCGAACCGGTCGACGGCCAGCCACCATGCGCCCAGCACGACCGCCATTACGGCGATCAGCAGCCCCCAGCGCCACAGCCTGGGCGGTCGGTTCTGCGTGTCGGG
The genomic region above belongs to Luteimonas chenhongjianii and contains:
- a CDS encoding HAD family hydrolase; amino-acid sequence: MTQIRLVGFDADDTLWRSQDYFDDAQIEFERIVGRYVDLADVRVADALYAVETANLAVFGYGVKGMALSMIESATRITAGRISALDLHRIVEMAKDLLRHPVELLPGIREAVEVIASRYEVVLITKGDLFHQEAKVRDSGLADLFRRIEIVSEKDPPTYARVLSEFDAEASAFLMIGNSLRSDIAPVLALGGWGVHMPYRTTWVHERDVAIESGHERMCVVAAPDELPEAVATLAERAAAL